TAGCGGCCCAGATTGCGGTCCGGCGCGAAAATGATCGGCGTCGACTCCGGGATCTGGCGGATGATGTGTTCGGCGTTGGAGGATGTGACGATGACGTCGCTGAGGGCCTTCACGCCGGCGCTGCAGTTGATATAGGAGACGACGAAGTGGTCCGGGTGAGCCTTCGTAAACGCCTCGAATTCATCCGGCGGACAGGAATCGGCGAGCGAACAGCCGGCGTTGAGGTCCGGCAAAACGACCTTTTTGGTGGGATTAACGATCAGCGCCGTCTCGGCCATGAAGTGGACGCCGGCGAACACGATGAGGTCCGCGCTCGTCTCCGCCGCCTTGCGGGCGAGCCCGAGCGAGTCGCCGATGTAGTCGGCGATGTCCTGGATGTCCGCCTCCTGGTAATAATGAGCCAGGATGACGGCGTTTTTCTCTTTCTTCAGCCGCTGGATCTCGGCGACGAGGTCGAGCGTGGGGTCGATCTCCTGGGCGACGTAGCCGGCGCTGAGGTCGAGTACCGGGATGTGGAGCATCTGGGCAGATGGCGTTGGTGGCGGTGGCAGGGTCTCCTGGGGCTTCAACGCGGGGTGCCGCCGGCAGGTTCGGATGGGGCCGGAGGGGGAGGCATGATGGC
This region of Rhodothermales bacterium genomic DNA includes:
- the nadA gene encoding quinolinate synthase NadA, with protein sequence MLHIPVLDLSAGYVAQEIDPTLDLVAEIQRLKKEKNAVILAHYYQEADIQDIADYIGDSLGLARKAAETSADLIVFAGVHFMAETALIVNPTKKVVLPDLNAGCSLADSCPPDEFEAFTKAHPDHFVVSYINCSAGVKALSDVIVTSSNAEHIIRQIPESTPIIFAPDRNLGRYLAKKTGRDMLIWDGVCIVHEVFSEQKLVQLKIRHPEAEVLAHPECEEAVLRHADFIGSTTAILRRAGQSDRDTFIVATEAGILHQMEKAYPTKTFIPAPPENGCSCNECPHMRLNTLEKLYLCLKYEQPELTMDEDLRLKALLPIERMLTMSAGIQ